The following is a genomic window from Chaetodon trifascialis isolate fChaTrf1 chromosome 13, fChaTrf1.hap1, whole genome shotgun sequence.
catcatcatcatcatcatcatcatcatcatcatcatcatcatcaggtggCACTTGAGGAAAATCATTAAACTTATTGGAATAtatcatctgggaaccatgaatgtctgttcaCCATTAAAGTGCAGTCCATCAGTTTGCATCACAGTGGTCCATGAGGCCACGCCGCTCTGTCCCTTAACTGATAATCAAAACGGTTGGTGATTAATTCAGCGTGACAAAGCTGCAGGCTTTGACCACCTGAGTTTGCAGGCTGAGACGACATGAAGAAGAAAGGCAACACCTCAATTATATTCAAAATATTTATCACTCACATGTAGAAAATAGATTCTGTTAAATTTCAAGGATCAATGTCTAAAAAACTGAGTGTTGAGAGTAAAAACAGAACAGTCACTGTAGTGAACAGAGGAGACACACCTGTCTGTTCCACCTGAGGCACAGCTGAGCTGCAATGCATGCAGGGAAACAGAGGCTGAGCAGGTACAGGAAGTGTTTTcactgacaggaagtgcagcagtgaACCGGCCAGTCCTGAAGCTGCTGAGCGTTCAGAGAGCGACATGAGAGTTTGCTAATCTGTGGTCAGAGTGTCGCCGCCTCACAGGAAGCACAGCCGAGGCCTCGCAGAGACACCGGCAGAGTGCATGATGGGACTGAAGACGCTGCTGCTCGCCTCTCTGCTCGGTGTTCTGGGTAAGAACTTCTACACTTCCTGTTCTTCACAACTTCActcttttttaacatgttttgatgccttaaatgtttgtgtgtttcatgtatttttcactgcactttgtgtttaattcAGACTCCAAACATCTCATCAGCTCTGTcgttcacttcctgctttacatcttttcagtgttttaaatctattaaagaaaacaacacaaaatgcagcATGAGGTCAAGCTGTTCATCACTGGAtttgctctcatttttagaaacagcagatcagttttaaatgaaacaaactttAAAACGTGTCGAGTTCTTAAAACTCTTCACACATTCGACAAAGTCCCGCACTGAAGAAATGCTGCAGCATGAAGGCGTTCAGTCAACgcagcaaacagagagagaagctcAGAGTCAAATAATCCCTTCAGTCAGTGAGGAGGAGACTGAAGACAGAGCTGAAGCTTTTCTCTCTGATCGCTGTGTGAAAAGAAGCAGGAATCATCCAGTTTGAATCTGTTATTGCTTCATTTCCACTTTTTGAGCAAAGTGCTTCTTTCATGTTgttgcatttcaaaataaaatgatcattttcaatAATTCTGCCAAATGGAGACCTCAGAGGTAATCTGGAAAATGCACTTGAggtattaaagtaaaagtactgagtGCAGGAAAGcgtcctctgtgtctgctgtcctcgtCTCTCTGATCTCATTAAATTATTGTGTCTCCTGCATTCATatcaaagcaggattttactgttggagctggttgaggtggagctcatgtTCAGCCAAGAAggactgaaactaatgattGTTTGATTGGTTTTGAAACATTCTGAAAATAGTGACAAATGTTGTGacaatgagcccaaagtgacgccttcacaATGGGGACGCCGTCCTCTTCTCTTGCAGAAGTGACGTTGGCGGTGGGCAGCCGTCACGCCGGCTTCCTGCCCGGATCTCCGCACAACATCAGCAGGAACGACCGCGGCCTGAAGCAGGTCGTCCTCACCGCCGCCTACTCCTACAACAACCAATCAAACGACGCCTTCCTCTTCAGACCCTCTGCCATCCACAGAGCACAGCGGCAGGTAAGACAGGAAATGCATCATGTACACTGCTGTctgtgaggtcaaaggtcaacatgTACTCTTTCATGAGTCACCttcagatgaatgaatgaatccatCGTTGGATTGTAACAGATGAAGGTTTGTAAAGAAAACCTGCTGATCCTTAGTGAcataaactgacctgagaacagcacGAAGAAAATACATCTAGTGAAAATATTTCCCTCCAAAATGTGGAGTAGAAGTACGAAGTAGCATCAAATGGAAAAACTCTCGTAAAGTtcaaatacctcaaaattgtacttaggTGAAGTACTTGAGTAAACAGTCACTCTGCTGGTAcacgtgtgtgtttcaggttgtTAAAGGG
Proteins encoded in this region:
- the LOC139341366 gene encoding cystatin, with amino-acid sequence MMGLKTLLLASLLGVLEVTLAVGSRHAGFLPGSPHNISRNDRGLKQVVLTAAYSYNNQSNDAFLFRPSAIHRAQRQVVKGVRYIVDLEISRTVCRKRDNNKNLSNCDFQPDGRLQQKLQCHFEVWLIPWQNKTKILDLLCKP